In a genomic window of Mycolicibacter heraklionensis:
- a CDS encoding DUF4229 domain-containing protein, producing the protein MATGRAPLGRAVVDVAVYTAARLALVVVLTAVIYGLGRLLGLSDFPPIIAAMLALIVALPLGMWIFTPLRKRATESLTVAGERRRRAREELQARLRGE; encoded by the coding sequence GTGGCGACAGGTCGGGCCCCGTTGGGCCGTGCGGTAGTCGATGTGGCGGTGTACACGGCGGCGCGGCTGGCGCTGGTGGTTGTGCTGACGGCGGTGATCTACGGGCTGGGCCGGCTGCTCGGGCTCAGCGATTTTCCGCCGATCATCGCTGCGATGCTGGCCCTGATCGTGGCGCTGCCGTTGGGGATGTGGATCTTCACGCCGCTGCGTAAGCGGGCGACCGAGAGCTTGACCGTGGCCGGCGAGCGACGCCGCCGGGCTCGCGAGGAACTGCAGGCCCGACTGCGCGGGGAGTGA